A stretch of the Candidatus Jettenia sp. AMX2 genome encodes the following:
- a CDS encoding TolC family protein, with amino-acid sequence MYFYFNRKLSFQRYTYVLSISIIFMLMYLPCSRWGTIFGNGDLKLTHKRISLEEAITIAIENNPELQVTKDQIDASIGLLRQSRLYPNPVLELLAEEMPTHEIGFHQSQNLVAVTQPIILGGKRGLGIRISEKVKERDILESEAVLITIIADTKKAFYKTLAAQEGLGIAKNIEKITHETYQSEQARFEAGEVPITNVLRAEVELSMARNSVFNAEGKLQNSLKELLNVMGTPDETVTGVTGRLLIKPKKLLLHELEEKMKNNQPLLKASRKNIEIAETELTLEKRQVIPDINISAGYKRLSLENVDTIQMGIEIPAPFFNRNQGNIQKGKALSRKAKNENVSVYNDLLFQLKTNFHSYQVKQKQVIEYKDRILPRADESLTLITEGYNEGEFSYMDLLDTKRMWAETRISYIESLKDFNLVLADIEKLAVTKIEEQYQGTK; translated from the coding sequence ATGTATTTCTATTTTAACCGGAAACTTTCTTTTCAAAGATATACATACGTACTCTCTATTTCTATAATTTTTATGCTTATGTATTTACCATGCTCTCGCTGGGGAACGATCTTTGGAAATGGTGATCTCAAATTAACGCATAAAAGGATTTCACTTGAGGAAGCCATTACTATTGCAATCGAAAACAACCCGGAATTACAGGTAACAAAAGATCAGATAGATGCATCCATAGGATTATTAAGACAGTCGAGATTATACCCGAACCCTGTTCTGGAACTCCTTGCTGAAGAAATGCCTACCCATGAGATTGGATTCCATCAGAGTCAAAACCTTGTAGCTGTAACCCAGCCAATTATCTTAGGTGGCAAGAGGGGTTTAGGCATTAGGATAAGTGAAAAAGTAAAGGAAAGAGATATATTAGAAAGCGAAGCAGTCTTAATAACCATTATAGCGGATACAAAGAAGGCCTTCTATAAAACCCTTGCAGCACAGGAAGGGCTCGGTATAGCAAAAAATATTGAAAAAATTACTCATGAAACTTATCAGAGTGAGCAAGCGAGATTTGAGGCAGGTGAGGTACCCATAACGAACGTCCTGAGGGCAGAAGTAGAGCTGTCAATGGCAAGGAATTCTGTGTTTAACGCCGAAGGTAAACTCCAGAATTCTCTGAAAGAATTACTGAATGTAATGGGAACACCAGACGAAACCGTTACCGGCGTAACCGGAAGGCTCTTAATAAAACCGAAGAAATTACTCCTCCACGAACTTGAAGAAAAGATGAAAAACAATCAACCCCTGCTTAAAGCATCAAGAAAAAACATCGAAATAGCGGAAACAGAGCTCACATTAGAAAAAAGACAGGTTATACCTGATATAAACATTTCGGCTGGCTATAAACGGCTTAGCCTGGAAAATGTAGATACCATTCAAATGGGCATTGAAATACCGGCCCCGTTCTTTAATCGTAATCAGGGTAACATACAGAAGGGTAAAGCCCTTTCAAGAAAGGCAAAAAATGAAAATGTATCGGTTTACAATGATTTGCTGTTTCAATTAAAAACAAACTTCCACTCCTATCAGGTAAAACAGAAACAGGTCATTGAGTATAAAGACCGGATACTGCCACGGGCAGATGAGTCTCTTACGTTAATTACAGAAGGATACAACGAAGGCGAATTCAGTTATATGGATCTTCTGGATACCAAAAGAATGTGGGCAGAAACGAGGATTTCATATATAGAATCCCTTAAGGATTTCAATCTAGTACTTGCAGATATTGAAAAACTGGCAGTAACTAAAATAGAAGAACAATACCAGGGGACAAAATAA
- a CDS encoding efflux RND transporter periplasmic adaptor subunit, translated as MTYLSLIIRIILCTVILLFTGFLQNVSAHQSCQDTQKDEICPAHGVLKDTCSLCNHTMKNDRYKEFLEKQCEHNISVLECNGCRHEIGAVRIDPSIVGEIITIKDARSSNIDITLKATGEVGFNQDRFVIVAPRVSGVVKEVLVGLGDRVEKGQVLALLDSIELGKFKADYMKSKALMEFTEKTYHREMSLYNKNIISEKRLQEAAAAYEQAQIALKSLREKLKLMGQQESDIQDIEEGHVSSLITVTAPFDGTVIKRNASVGGLKDAFTPLFTISDLTHLWVWFDIYEKDITKVRMGSRVAISVASYPGEQFEGLVTYIGATIDERTRTVKVRAEIDNQHGKLKPGMFARILLQVETGGDSPVVPEETVQTDGQRHFIFVPLKEGYFLRRDVTIGTRMNGYVKILNGLHKNDRVVVNGSFLLKSELMKEQFGEGCIH; from the coding sequence ATGACCTATTTATCACTTATCATACGAATAATCCTCTGTACGGTTATTCTCTTATTTACGGGATTTCTTCAGAATGTTTCTGCACATCAGAGTTGTCAGGATACACAGAAAGACGAAATATGCCCCGCACATGGTGTTCTAAAAGATACATGTTCTCTCTGTAATCATACGATGAAAAACGATAGGTATAAAGAATTCTTAGAAAAACAATGCGAACATAACATCTCCGTTCTTGAATGCAATGGATGCCGTCATGAGATTGGGGCCGTCAGGATTGATCCATCGATAGTAGGAGAAATTATTACGATCAAAGACGCCAGGTCATCAAATATCGATATTACCCTCAAAGCAACGGGAGAAGTCGGGTTTAATCAGGACCGTTTTGTTATTGTTGCCCCAAGGGTATCCGGAGTTGTTAAAGAGGTACTTGTGGGTCTGGGAGACCGTGTGGAAAAGGGACAGGTATTGGCCCTGCTGGATAGTATAGAATTGGGGAAATTCAAAGCTGATTATATGAAGTCGAAGGCCTTGATGGAATTCACCGAAAAGACCTATCACAGGGAAATGTCTCTTTATAACAAGAATATCATCTCTGAAAAAAGACTTCAGGAGGCCGCTGCTGCTTATGAACAGGCACAGATTGCATTAAAATCGCTCAGGGAGAAATTAAAACTTATGGGACAACAGGAGAGCGATATTCAAGATATAGAAGAAGGCCACGTATCCTCACTGATTACCGTCACGGCCCCTTTCGACGGTACGGTAATTAAAAGAAATGCATCTGTTGGAGGACTGAAAGACGCCTTTACACCACTCTTCACCATCTCAGACTTAACACATTTGTGGGTATGGTTTGATATTTACGAAAAAGATATCACAAAGGTCAGGATGGGAAGCAGGGTAGCAATATCTGTCGCTTCCTACCCGGGAGAACAGTTTGAAGGACTTGTTACTTATATCGGAGCTACCATTGATGAAAGGACGAGAACTGTAAAGGTCCGGGCAGAAATCGACAATCAGCATGGAAAATTAAAACCGGGTATGTTTGCCCGGATACTGCTCCAGGTAGAGACGGGAGGCGATTCACCGGTAGTACCTGAAGAAACTGTTCAGACAGACGGACAAAGGCACTTTATCTTTGTACCTCTTAAAGAGGGATACTTCTTAAGACGGGATGTAACTATTGGCACGCGCATGAACGGCTATGTGAAGATTCTCAATGGCTTACATAAGAATGACCGGGTGGTTGTCAATGGCAGTTTCCTGCTTAAGTCTGAGCTTATGAAGGAACAGTTTGGAGAGGGGTGCATACACTAG
- a CDS encoding CusA/CzcA family heavy metal efflux RND transporter yields the protein MINNLIGYALKQVFLVIIALCVIIGIGIYYTNRLPIDAIPDVTTNQVQINTEVSGLGPVEVEKLITFPIEFSMSSLPDVAEVRSLSKTGLSQVTVTFNDHVNIYFARQLVLERLQEAKEQLPQVLMAQPTMGPISTGLGEIYQYIVTGVDKDNMELRTIQDWMIRPRLLTTPGVIEVNSFGGFVKQYQVIVDPGKLISYNITLREVFDALAVNNANAGGQYIEHASEQYLIRGIGLVTSLQDIEDIVVHATEEGTPVYIKNLADVKLGPEVRYGAVTKDGKGEVVTGIAMMLKGENSRTVAGMIKQKIEDIKLSLPKGVSIIPFYDRTDLVNNVIHTVFANLTSGIILVVGILFLFLGNWRGALLVAFSIPLTGLLTFSGMYQLGIAATVMSLGALDFGMVIDGSVVMVENIIRRIARKDSGKPTTGKGNHYRETISLAAQEVGRPIFFAVSIIIIVYLPILTLQGIEGKMFKPMAFTVCLAMLSSLLITLFIMPPLCSVIFRKGIQERSYEGEIDNRIMRFLKRRYQPLLHKAISRPKITITAAATCFAGSLLFIPFLGSEFIPELDEGAIAINVVRLPSISLTESLENCTFIEKVLMKYPEVETVISKTGRAEIATDPMGQETSDIFVMLKPKKTWQTAKTKEDLTTLMREDLERIPGIQFSFSQPIELRISELVAGVRSDIAVKLFGEDFEVLKPKAKEIERVIASIRGSRDTKTEQVGGLFVVEIRINRSAIARYGINVSDIQEVITTAIGGKVASQVLEGQMRFDLVVRFAEEARSNIEEIRNILINTPGGSRVPLSQLADISLEEGPAQINRENGHRRIVVECNVRGRDIGSFVAEAQKMIREKVEIPAGYYLEWGGQFENMQRATKRLALVVPIAMSLIFILLYINFQSLRNAALIYINVPFAATGGIVALFLRDMHFSISAGIGFIALFGLCVLNGTVMVSYINELRQNGKEMENAVTEGALTRLRPVLMTVTTDIIGFLPMAVSTSIGAEVQKPLATVVIGGLCFSTLLTLFVVPALYQWFPKRIEENVLCLE from the coding sequence ATGATAAATAACCTTATCGGGTATGCATTAAAGCAGGTCTTCCTGGTTATTATTGCCCTCTGTGTAATCATAGGAATAGGAATCTACTATACCAACCGCCTGCCAATTGATGCCATTCCCGATGTAACAACAAACCAGGTACAGATTAATACCGAGGTATCCGGACTCGGCCCTGTCGAAGTAGAAAAACTTATTACCTTCCCCATTGAATTCTCTATGAGCAGTTTACCGGATGTTGCAGAGGTACGATCTCTTTCAAAGACAGGACTTTCACAAGTTACCGTAACATTTAACGACCATGTAAATATCTATTTTGCCAGGCAGTTAGTACTTGAGCGTTTGCAGGAGGCAAAAGAACAACTCCCGCAGGTTTTAATGGCTCAACCTACTATGGGACCGATTAGTACAGGTCTTGGTGAAATTTACCAATACATAGTTACCGGTGTGGACAAAGATAATATGGAACTCAGAACGATACAGGACTGGATGATCAGACCACGGCTGCTTACCACCCCGGGGGTTATCGAGGTCAATAGCTTCGGTGGCTTCGTAAAACAGTATCAGGTGATTGTTGACCCTGGCAAGCTTATTTCCTATAACATTACCCTGCGTGAGGTCTTTGATGCCCTCGCAGTTAACAATGCCAATGCCGGCGGGCAATATATAGAGCATGCCTCTGAACAATATCTTATAAGGGGGATAGGTCTTGTTACCTCCCTTCAGGACATCGAAGATATCGTCGTCCATGCTACAGAAGAAGGCACCCCCGTTTATATAAAAAATCTTGCAGACGTAAAGCTGGGACCGGAGGTACGCTACGGCGCAGTTACCAAAGACGGTAAGGGAGAAGTTGTTACCGGTATTGCCATGATGCTGAAAGGTGAAAACAGCCGCACGGTAGCCGGAATGATAAAACAAAAGATCGAAGATATCAAACTCAGCCTCCCCAAAGGTGTATCTATAATCCCGTTTTATGATCGCACAGACCTTGTCAATAACGTTATCCATACGGTATTTGCAAATCTTACTTCCGGTATTATCCTGGTAGTTGGCATCCTTTTTTTATTCCTGGGAAATTGGAGAGGTGCCCTCCTGGTAGCATTCTCTATTCCACTAACAGGCTTATTAACGTTTTCCGGTATGTACCAGTTAGGTATTGCTGCCACGGTAATGAGCCTTGGTGCCCTGGATTTTGGCATGGTTATTGACGGTTCTGTTGTTATGGTAGAAAATATCATAAGACGTATTGCCCGCAAAGACAGCGGGAAGCCTACCACGGGAAAAGGAAATCATTACAGGGAAACGATATCCCTTGCAGCACAAGAGGTAGGACGTCCCATTTTCTTTGCTGTAAGTATTATCATTATCGTATACCTGCCTATCTTAACCCTTCAGGGTATTGAAGGAAAGATGTTCAAACCTATGGCCTTTACGGTATGCCTTGCTATGTTGAGTTCCCTCCTTATAACCCTCTTTATTATGCCTCCCCTGTGCTCTGTCATTTTTAGAAAGGGAATACAGGAAAGATCCTATGAGGGTGAAATCGATAACCGTATTATGCGGTTCTTAAAAAGGCGTTACCAACCGTTATTACACAAAGCTATCTCTCGTCCAAAAATAACCATTACTGCCGCTGCCACCTGCTTCGCTGGAAGCCTTCTCTTCATTCCTTTTTTAGGCTCAGAATTTATCCCTGAACTGGACGAAGGTGCAATTGCAATTAATGTGGTACGGCTCCCCAGCATTTCCCTGACGGAATCGCTTGAGAACTGCACGTTTATAGAAAAAGTTCTTATGAAATACCCTGAAGTGGAAACAGTTATATCCAAAACCGGTAGAGCAGAGATTGCCACAGACCCTATGGGCCAGGAAACCAGTGATATATTTGTCATGCTCAAACCCAAAAAAACCTGGCAAACTGCAAAGACAAAGGAGGATCTGACAACATTGATGAGAGAGGATCTGGAAAGGATCCCTGGCATACAATTCAGTTTTTCTCAACCTATTGAGCTGAGGATAAGCGAACTGGTAGCAGGTGTACGTTCCGATATCGCTGTTAAACTTTTTGGAGAAGATTTTGAAGTACTGAAGCCAAAAGCAAAGGAGATTGAACGGGTCATTGCCTCTATCCGGGGATCCCGGGATACAAAAACAGAACAGGTAGGAGGATTGTTCGTAGTGGAAATCAGGATCAACCGCAGCGCTATTGCCCGCTATGGGATTAATGTATCGGATATACAGGAAGTTATTACCACTGCTATTGGCGGTAAGGTAGCTTCCCAGGTGCTGGAAGGTCAAATGCGGTTCGATCTCGTAGTCCGTTTCGCAGAAGAAGCAAGGAGCAATATAGAAGAAATCAGGAATATCCTGATCAATACCCCCGGCGGCTCGCGTGTACCGCTCTCGCAACTGGCAGATATTTCCCTTGAAGAAGGACCTGCACAGATCAACCGGGAAAACGGGCATCGCCGTATCGTGGTTGAATGCAACGTACGGGGCAGGGATATCGGCAGTTTTGTAGCAGAGGCACAAAAGATGATCAGGGAAAAAGTGGAAATCCCTGCAGGATACTACCTGGAGTGGGGTGGTCAATTTGAAAATATGCAGCGGGCAACAAAACGTCTCGCTCTTGTTGTCCCCATTGCCATGAGCTTGATTTTTATCCTCCTCTACATAAATTTTCAGTCCTTAAGAAACGCTGCCCTTATCTATATAAACGTCCCCTTTGCGGCAACAGGTGGAATTGTAGCATTATTTCTAAGGGATATGCATTTTAGTATTTCAGCAGGAATTGGGTTTATTGCCCTTTTTGGTCTGTGCGTTCTGAACGGTACCGTTATGGTATCGTACATTAACGAATTACGGCAAAACGGCAAAGAGATGGAAAATGCCGTCACCGAAGGTGCTTTAACCAGGCTCAGACCTGTTCTTATGACTGTTACAACGGATATTATCGGATTTCTGCCTATGGCAGTATCTACCAGCATCGGAGCTGAAGTCCAAAAACCACTAGCAACTGTGGTTATTGGTGGCCTTTGTTTCTCAACCCTCTTGACCCTTTTTGTAGTCCCGGCCCTTTATCAATGGTTTCCTAAAAGGATTGAAGAAAATGTGTTATGTTTGGAGTAG
- a CDS encoding cation-translocating P-type ATPase, with protein MIRNQVETCKLIVEGMDCQDEVRIIEKKLRHLHGVKNFDIYLATRGVKVAYDPSLLSIQQIIKSIAETGLRATRVRETRPKIIWWKEKRILALLACGLFTLIAFLLERTGLTGIVSVTLYSLAIIIGGYYPARMALSALKTLTLNIRTLMVTGAAGAVFLGLWEEAAMLVFVYLLGDILEIYAVSKSRGAIRMLMELAPKEALVKRNGKSSILPVEEVKVSDHIIIRPGEKIPLDGRVVKGYSSVDQAPITGESIPVEKKEGDEVFAGTLNQRGTLEVIVTKLAEETTLAKIVHSVEEAQARKSSYQRFGEKFGKYYTPSMFALAFAIATIPPFFMGDFPYWFYRGLVVLVVSCSCGIALSIPVAVVAAIGNAARHGVLIKGGAYLEIAGKLKAVAFDKTGTITVGKPCITDIIPLGNLKEETIVTLAASIENHSEHPLGETIVNEARERELNLQPVDAFESLPGMGVRATIDTCEYFIGNKRLFSEYSISVDTIQNHISGLEKQGKTVILLGSKEGPLGIIAVSDRVRTEAKKVIQIVKLLGIEKTVMLTGDNERTAAEIAREVAIDEYYAGLLPEDKVKTVKMLKGKYQHIAMVGDGINDAPAMAESGIGIAMGAAGTDIAIETSDFVLMSDDLTKIPYVLGLSKRAVRNIKQNLILSLLIVAILVPLAVMGWISLVPGFLINEVGGLLVIVNGLRLLR; from the coding sequence ATGATAAGAAACCAGGTTGAAACATGCAAGCTCATAGTCGAAGGAATGGATTGCCAGGATGAGGTAAGGATCATCGAAAAAAAATTGAGACATCTTCACGGGGTTAAGAATTTTGATATCTATCTTGCAACCCGGGGGGTAAAAGTTGCTTATGATCCTTCGTTACTCTCAATCCAGCAAATTATCAAAAGCATTGCCGAAACAGGGTTAAGGGCAACACGGGTCAGGGAAACCAGACCAAAAATCATCTGGTGGAAAGAGAAAAGGATTCTGGCGTTATTGGCGTGCGGCCTTTTTACCCTTATTGCCTTTCTGTTGGAAAGGACAGGTTTGACGGGTATAGTATCCGTCACTCTCTATAGCCTGGCAATCATTATTGGCGGCTATTACCCTGCAAGGATGGCATTGAGTGCCTTAAAAACACTAACCCTTAACATCCGTACCTTAATGGTTACCGGAGCTGCCGGGGCTGTATTCCTTGGACTATGGGAAGAAGCCGCCATGCTGGTCTTTGTTTATTTACTGGGTGACATCCTGGAGATTTATGCGGTAAGCAAATCAAGAGGCGCAATACGGATGCTTATGGAACTGGCGCCAAAAGAGGCACTGGTGAAGAGAAACGGGAAAAGTAGTATTCTACCGGTGGAAGAGGTAAAGGTCTCTGACCATATCATCATACGTCCGGGAGAAAAGATACCCCTTGATGGAAGGGTGGTAAAGGGCTACTCCAGCGTAGACCAGGCCCCTATTACCGGTGAATCAATCCCCGTAGAAAAAAAGGAAGGGGACGAGGTCTTTGCAGGCACCCTTAATCAACGGGGTACCTTGGAAGTGATAGTAACAAAGCTGGCAGAGGAGACCACCCTTGCAAAGATTGTTCATTCAGTGGAAGAGGCGCAGGCAAGAAAATCCAGCTATCAGCGTTTCGGAGAAAAATTTGGGAAATATTATACCCCCTCAATGTTTGCCCTGGCCTTTGCCATTGCAACGATCCCTCCGTTTTTTATGGGTGATTTCCCTTACTGGTTTTACAGGGGGCTGGTAGTGCTGGTTGTTTCCTGTTCCTGCGGTATTGCACTCTCAATTCCTGTTGCGGTTGTTGCCGCTATAGGAAACGCAGCGAGACACGGTGTTCTGATAAAGGGCGGAGCTTACCTGGAAATCGCAGGAAAATTAAAGGCTGTTGCATTTGACAAGACGGGTACCATTACTGTTGGCAAGCCATGCATTACCGACATTATTCCTCTGGGTAACCTGAAGGAGGAAACCATAGTGACATTAGCTGCCAGTATTGAAAACCACTCGGAGCATCCCCTGGGAGAAACTATTGTAAATGAAGCGCGGGAAAGAGAACTCAACCTTCAGCCGGTGGATGCCTTTGAGTCCCTGCCGGGAATGGGTGTGAGGGCAACAATAGATACGTGCGAATATTTTATAGGCAATAAACGTCTTTTTTCAGAATATTCAATTTCTGTGGATACGATTCAAAACCATATATCCGGATTGGAGAAACAAGGAAAAACAGTTATACTGCTGGGGTCAAAAGAAGGGCCATTAGGGATTATTGCAGTATCAGACAGGGTCAGAACAGAAGCTAAAAAAGTTATTCAGATAGTAAAGCTTTTGGGGATTGAAAAGACCGTTATGCTCACCGGCGATAATGAAAGGACAGCCGCTGAAATAGCCAGAGAGGTTGCTATTGATGAATATTACGCCGGATTGCTGCCGGAAGATAAGGTAAAAACAGTAAAGATGCTGAAGGGGAAATATCAACATATTGCAATGGTTGGTGACGGTATCAACGACGCCCCTGCGATGGCTGAGTCCGGCATTGGAATAGCAATGGGGGCTGCCGGCACAGATATAGCTATTGAGACAAGTGATTTTGTACTTATGTCGGACGATTTGACAAAGATCCCCTATGTTTTGGGACTGAGCAAACGGGCGGTGAGAAATATCAAACAGAATCTTATCCTTTCCCTCCTTATCGTTGCTATCCTTGTACCACTGGCGGTTATGGGATGGATTAGCCTTGTGCCGGGCTTTCTGATTAATGAAGTAGGTGGATTGCTTGTAATAGTAAATGGGTTAAGACTGCTGAGGTAA
- a CDS encoding ribonuclease H-like domain-containing protein has protein sequence MLSCTFLHLKGISPKKEEAIWRSGIASWDDFESSQPKQFPLFKSMGEQMGSLLCASKKALEKEDVCFFSRFLPNREHYRIALAFPEKTLFLDIETTGLSKYYNTITVVGWSLCNEYGVFIKGNSDKALRSSILKAKIIITFNGSLFDLPFLRKEFPDLPVPLCHIDLRFFAKRAGLSGGQKEIEKLLEIKRPKNISHVEGKTAVFLWNKYCCGDISALKQLIAYNHADIEGMKIIFDRVVESLLAKKQFPLPAHTLHRFTGNKSKIEWAGPKPGISGGWEL, from the coding sequence ATGCTTTCATGCACCTTTCTGCATTTAAAAGGCATTAGTCCAAAAAAAGAAGAGGCTATCTGGCGGTCAGGCATAGCCTCGTGGGATGATTTTGAATCCAGCCAACCCAAACAATTCCCCTTATTCAAATCCATGGGCGAGCAGATGGGTTCGCTCCTTTGCGCTTCAAAAAAGGCTTTGGAAAAAGAGGATGTCTGCTTTTTCTCAAGGTTTTTACCAAATCGGGAACATTATAGAATTGCACTGGCATTTCCTGAAAAAACCTTATTTTTAGACATCGAAACAACGGGACTAAGCAAATATTACAATACGATTACTGTGGTCGGCTGGAGTCTGTGCAATGAGTACGGTGTCTTTATAAAAGGAAACAGCGACAAGGCCCTTCGGTCCTCAATATTGAAAGCAAAAATCATCATTACTTTTAACGGTTCTCTCTTTGACCTGCCTTTTCTTAGAAAAGAATTTCCCGATTTACCTGTCCCACTCTGTCATATCGATCTGCGCTTTTTTGCAAAACGTGCCGGCCTGTCAGGGGGACAAAAAGAGATAGAAAAATTACTTGAAATAAAAAGACCAAAGAATATTTCTCACGTAGAAGGGAAAACTGCTGTCTTCCTTTGGAATAAATACTGCTGCGGTGACATATCCGCACTGAAACAACTTATTGCTTATAATCATGCAGATATAGAAGGAATGAAGATTATTTTTGACCGGGTAGTTGAAAGCCTGCTGGCAAAAAAACAATTTCCCTTACCGGCACACACCCTGCACCGTTTCACAGGAAATAAGAGTAAAATAGAATGGGCAGGTCCAAAACCAGGCATTTCCGGAGGCTGGGAACTATGA
- a CDS encoding ABC transporter ATP-binding protein produces MEREEFISDDVLAGKLYDRTVIGRLLSYVLRYKISGILSVLMVMLTTGLFLLGPYLFGYAIDYGINKGDKSVIYKVALILLGVETLRICLAVAQSYNIQAIGQKVMLDMRMELFHRIQTLPVSFFDKTPVGRVVTRLMNDIAAVGELFSAGVIVVIADICIIIGIFVAMFMLQPILGIITLALFPIVIVIGLQFGNRMKKSFREIRRKLARINVYLNENITGMKAIQLFNREKKNYDKFDEVNDDYLREQLKYMRYFALFQPAVNLVSAVTIGIILWYGALRYMEGFLTLGILVAFLAYIQSLFEPIRDIVEKYNIFQGATASMERIFTLIGEPEEPDYYISDAKKEVPKADFKGAIKFDHVWFSYNGRNYVLKDISFEITPGQSVALVGVTGSGKTSIVNVLIRLYEIQKGTIRLDQVDIRNMEKIGLRYVIGLVSQDVFLFAGTLRDNITLFRPIPDPDILETIESLGLMPFINRMSGGLDREISERGANLSAGERQFISLSRIILYDPRVLILDEATSSMDPLSEILIQNAIQKICMDRTSIFIAHRLSTILHCDKIIVINKGEKVEEGSHEELLRTGGFYSKLYKIYIREELMSHTSL; encoded by the coding sequence ATGGAAAGAGAAGAATTTATCAGCGACGATGTTTTGGCCGGGAAACTGTATGACAGAACGGTTATAGGGCGTTTGCTCTCTTATGTCTTACGCTATAAAATATCAGGCATCTTATCCGTACTTATGGTAATGTTAACTACCGGCCTGTTTTTGCTGGGTCCTTACCTCTTCGGATATGCAATCGATTACGGTATAAACAAAGGTGACAAGTCGGTAATATACAAAGTGGCATTAATCCTGCTGGGGGTAGAAACATTACGGATATGCCTGGCAGTAGCGCAGAGTTATAATATCCAGGCCATCGGGCAGAAGGTTATGCTTGATATGCGTATGGAACTTTTTCATCGTATTCAAACACTTCCAGTATCGTTTTTTGACAAGACTCCGGTAGGACGGGTTGTAACACGCCTCATGAATGATATTGCGGCTGTAGGGGAACTCTTTTCAGCCGGTGTCATTGTGGTGATTGCAGATATCTGTATCATTATAGGCATCTTTGTTGCGATGTTTATGTTACAGCCAATACTTGGAATCATCACACTTGCCCTCTTTCCCATTGTTATCGTAATCGGCCTTCAGTTTGGAAACCGTATGAAAAAGTCATTCCGTGAGATCAGGCGCAAGTTAGCACGAATTAATGTTTATCTTAACGAGAATATTACAGGAATGAAGGCCATCCAGCTCTTCAACCGGGAAAAAAAGAACTACGATAAATTTGATGAGGTAAACGATGACTATTTAAGAGAGCAATTAAAGTATATGCGTTATTTTGCCTTATTCCAGCCTGCTGTTAATCTGGTAAGCGCTGTAACGATCGGAATAATCCTCTGGTATGGTGCTTTGCGGTACATGGAGGGTTTTCTGACCCTCGGAATATTAGTAGCATTTCTTGCTTACATTCAAAGCCTGTTCGAACCTATACGGGACATTGTCGAAAAATACAATATATTTCAGGGAGCCACTGCCTCTATGGAACGTATCTTTACCCTTATAGGAGAGCCGGAAGAACCTGACTATTATATCTCCGACGCAAAGAAAGAGGTTCCCAAGGCTGATTTTAAAGGGGCAATAAAATTTGATCACGTCTGGTTTAGTTATAATGGCCGGAATTATGTATTAAAAGACATTTCATTTGAAATCACACCAGGTCAGTCTGTTGCCCTGGTAGGGGTAACCGGCAGCGGCAAGACATCCATCGTAAATGTGCTCATTCGTCTGTATGAAATCCAAAAGGGCACCATTAGGCTGGACCAGGTTGACATACGGAATATGGAAAAGATTGGACTGCGCTACGTTATTGGTCTTGTCAGTCAGGATGTATTCCTGTTTGCAGGAACACTGCGCGATAACATTACGCTCTTCAGGCCCATACCGGATCCGGACATATTGGAAACCATTGAATCGCTGGGATTAATGCCTTTTATAAACCGCATGTCTGGTGGATTAGACAGGGAAATTAGCGAACGGGGAGCAAATCTTTCCGCAGGGGAACGCCAGTTTATATCGCTTTCCAGGATTATTCTCTATGATCCCCGTGTGCTGATCCTTGATGAAGCAACCTCCAGTATGGATCCGCTCTCCGAAATTCTCATTCAAAATGCTATTCAGAAAATATGCATGGACAGAACATCCATCTTTATAGCTCACCGTTTATCTACCATCCTGCATTGCGATAAAATTATTGTAATAAACAAAGGAGAAAAGGTTGAGGAGGGAAGCCATGAGGAACTGCTGAGAACGGGAGGTTTCTATAGTAAGTTATATAAGATCTATATAAGAGAAGAGTTGATGAGCCATACATCATTATGA